One Verrucomicrobiota bacterium DNA window includes the following coding sequences:
- a CDS encoding response regulator, with protein MSERGKILLIDDDRIIGSVYSRKLSEAGYDVRVERDGEGAQKAFEEYVADLFIVDIGLPDVNGLEILRAIRAVPEYIGAPVIVFSNSLMFEDIESAMELGATEIIDKSTCPPAMMIEKINRLFNRVRERSAQTTDPAASPEYAVTSTDHEIQQAFLESIPPVILRISKTVRELSRSGGNKEHLLPIYNFIHPVACNAGSAGFSRVGRLSEAIESFVKSLYEKPVAVSSSAVRTLAQAVDVLSMIFSDEKIQIHQVLFSPKVLIVEDDRIAAKLACKFLEKIHISNLALESAETALDILDTNHFDLILLDAELPGMSGDDMCRLLRQKPAYADTPVIFVTSLSDFDFRAKSVLSGGNDLLGKPYIPMELAVKVLTYILKSEFFSPKV; from the coding sequence ATGAGTGAACGCGGAAAAATCCTATTAATCGACGACGACCGAATCATCGGCAGTGTGTACTCCCGTAAACTTTCTGAAGCGGGATATGATGTCCGGGTCGAGCGTGACGGTGAAGGAGCCCAAAAAGCCTTTGAAGAATATGTGGCTGACCTGTTTATTGTGGATATAGGGCTGCCAGATGTAAACGGGCTGGAAATCCTGCGGGCCATACGAGCCGTGCCGGAATATATCGGGGCTCCCGTGATTGTATTTTCTAATAGCCTCATGTTTGAGGATATCGAATCGGCCATGGAGCTCGGGGCCACCGAGATCATCGACAAATCGACTTGTCCCCCCGCCATGATGATCGAAAAAATCAACCGCCTTTTTAACCGGGTCCGGGAGCGTTCAGCCCAAACCACTGACCCTGCGGCGAGTCCGGAATATGCCGTCACATCCACCGACCATGAAATCCAGCAAGCTTTCCTGGAGTCGATCCCGCCTGTCATTCTCCGTATCAGTAAAACGGTGCGCGAACTCTCCCGCAGCGGCGGAAATAAAGAGCACCTCCTTCCCATCTATAATTTCATCCATCCCGTGGCTTGTAATGCCGGGAGTGCCGGATTCTCCCGAGTGGGCCGTCTGTCTGAGGCCATTGAGTCCTTTGTGAAATCCCTTTATGAAAAACCTGTCGCGGTAAGCTCTTCGGCGGTCCGTACCCTCGCCCAGGCTGTGGATGTGCTTTCTATGATTTTTTCCGACGAGAAAATCCAGATTCATCAGGTACTCTTTTCCCCGAAAGTCCTCATCGTCGAGGACGACCGGATAGCGGCAAAACTCGCCTGTAAATTCCTCGAGAAAATCCATATCAGTAATCTCGCTCTCGAAAGTGCGGAAACAGCCTTAGATATCCTGGACACTAATCACTTTGATCTGATCCTGCTTGATGCCGAGCTGCCCGGTATGTCCGGGGATGACATGTGCCGCCTGCTCCGTCAAAAACCGGCATACGCCGACACCCCCGTTATCTTTGTGACCTCCCTGTCAGATTTTGATTTCCGGGCCAAATCCGTCCTTTCCGGTGGGAATGACCTCCTCGGTAAACCGTATATCCCCATGGAGCTGGCGGTCAAAGTCCTCACTTATATACTCAAATCTGAATTCTTCTCGCCTAAAGTGTAG
- a CDS encoding putative manganese-dependent inorganic diphosphatase — MNDILVIGHRNPDADAICSAIGYADFKRRIGMENVVAARCGDTNARIDFILNYFQQPVPQFVADISPNVSDIMKVNVEYAGPESTAFEVLSLMDEKNLRALPIVDKEMKVKGILSVFKLSHYYMPSQKRLLDSRKVRASVNNILKTLSAKPVCLVNEDKEEDLFLMIAAMEAETFSKRFKSYDPTKVVIIVGDRVDIQFAAIRQEVRLIVVTGNLEIDEHIIEMAKQKNVSILVTPHDSATTSTLIRASVGIDDMMDQDFLSFRAGADLEQCRAEASNTNQNVFPVTDEGGRMIGIFSKSDFLQPVDKQIILVDHNEMSQAVRGANHATILEIIDHHKIGVVATNQPILFLNIPWGSTSTIVADQYLKYNIDIPSQIAGVLMSGLISDTLNLRSPTTTSRDVEILKHLSNRAGISADALAEKLFSSGSILSVRTAAQSITSDCKEYGDRGFKFSVSQVEELGFTKFFEKKDELLLELDNYARQNNYLFSSLMVTDINTNSSYLLVRGSENFINTIDYEKTEHYIFDMPGVVSRKKQLLPYLLRCLNNDKFKLEG, encoded by the coding sequence ATGAATGATATATTAGTCATAGGCCACCGTAACCCCGATGCTGATGCGATTTGTTCGGCCATTGGTTATGCCGATTTCAAACGCCGTATCGGAATGGAAAATGTCGTCGCTGCCCGTTGCGGGGATACAAATGCCCGGATTGACTTTATCCTGAATTATTTCCAGCAACCGGTCCCCCAATTTGTCGCGGATATCAGCCCAAATGTGTCCGATATTATGAAGGTCAATGTCGAGTATGCCGGGCCGGAATCCACGGCATTTGAGGTCTTGAGCCTGATGGACGAGAAAAACCTGCGCGCCCTCCCCATCGTGGACAAGGAAATGAAGGTCAAAGGCATCCTCTCAGTTTTTAAACTTTCCCATTATTATATGCCTTCACAAAAGCGCCTCTTGGACAGCCGTAAAGTCCGCGCTTCAGTGAATAATATCCTCAAAACCCTTTCAGCAAAACCGGTTTGCCTCGTGAATGAAGACAAGGAGGAAGACCTTTTCCTCATGATCGCCGCCATGGAGGCTGAGACTTTCTCCAAGAGATTTAAATCCTACGATCCGACCAAAGTCGTCATCATTGTCGGGGACCGTGTGGATATCCAATTCGCCGCCATCCGCCAGGAAGTCCGTCTGATCGTCGTCACTGGGAATCTCGAGATCGACGAACACATCATCGAGATGGCTAAACAAAAAAATGTCAGCATCCTCGTCACCCCCCATGATTCCGCGACGACATCGACATTGATCCGCGCCTCAGTGGGGATTGACGACATGATGGATCAGGACTTCCTCTCCTTCCGTGCCGGTGCAGACTTAGAGCAATGCCGGGCGGAGGCCTCGAATACAAACCAGAATGTCTTCCCTGTGACCGACGAGGGTGGACGCATGATCGGTATTTTCTCCAAATCCGACTTCCTCCAGCCGGTGGACAAACAAATCATCTTGGTCGACCACAACGAAATGTCCCAAGCCGTCCGGGGTGCCAACCACGCCACGATCTTAGAAATCATCGACCACCATAAAATCGGTGTCGTCGCGACGAATCAACCCATCCTTTTCCTGAATATCCCTTGGGGCTCGACTTCGACCATTGTCGCAGATCAATATTTAAAATACAACATCGATATCCCCTCACAAATCGCCGGGGTACTCATGAGCGGACTCATCTCCGACACCTTAAATCTCCGTTCCCCGACGACCACCTCCCGTGACGTAGAAATCCTCAAGCACCTCAGTAACCGCGCCGGCATCTCCGCCGATGCGCTGGCTGAAAAACTCTTTTCATCAGGCTCCATCCTCAGCGTGCGCACGGCCGCCCAATCCATCACCTCCGACTGTAAGGAGTACGGCGACCGCGGATTTAAATTCAGCGTGTCACAGGTTGAGGAACTCGGCTTTACCAAATTCTTCGAGAAAAAGGATGAGCTCCTGCTGGAGCTGGATAACTACGCGCGGCAGAATAATTACCTTTTCTCGTCATTAATGGTCACCGATATCAATACAAACTCGTCCTACCTCCTCGTCCGGGGTAGCGAAAACTTCATTAATACCATCGACTACGAAAAGACCGAACATTACATCTTTGACATGCCTGGGGTGGTCTCGCGCAAAAAACAACTCCTGCCTTACCTTTTGCGTTGCCTTAATAACGACAAGTTTAAACTGGAAGGTTAA